Proteins found in one Anaeromicrobium sediminis genomic segment:
- a CDS encoding DUF7793 family protein, with the protein MLQYETEYAKIEPLNNKILKITLINNPIIDIDEAKHLCDYVRKNVIKSCLFVDLREIKFCTKEAMEYLLTADVHSRFKATAVLAKGTIGLDTFYTNLYFRLKSHSSNIRLFTSEFKGTNWLKEYF; encoded by the coding sequence ATGTTACAGTATGAGACTGAATATGCTAAAATTGAACCACTTAATAATAAAATACTAAAAATTACTCTAATTAACAATCCTATAATTGATATTGATGAGGCCAAGCATCTTTGCGACTATGTTAGAAAAAATGTTATTAAAAGTTGTCTTTTTGTAGATCTTAGAGAAATAAAATTCTGCACTAAAGAAGCAATGGAATATCTACTCACTGCAGATGTTCATAGTCGGTTTAAAGCCACTGCTGTTCTAGCAAAGGGCACTATTGGCTTAGACACCTTTTATACAAACTTGTATTTTAGACTTAAATCTCATTCTTCTAATATTAGACTCTTCACCTCTGAATTCAAAGGAACTAATTGGTTAAAAGAATACTTTTAG
- the arsB gene encoding ACR3 family arsenite efflux transporter — protein sequence MKNKRRAKEALGFFGNYLTIWVTLCIIAGIMIGQLFPQFPKILSKFEYAQVSIPVAILIWLMIYPMMLKIDFSSIVEATKKPKGLTITCATNWLIKPFTMYFFAWLFLKVIFKAFIPAQLGTEYLAGAVLLGAAPCTAMVFVWSHLTNGDPAYTLVQVAVNDLILLIGFTPIVAILLDVSNVVVPYDTLFLSVILFVVIPLSGGYLSRKYVIKNKGKDYFENTFLKKFNGITELGLLLTLIIIFSFQGDVIMDNPVHIGLIAIPLIIQTFFIFTVAYGWAKVWKLPHNIAAPGSMIGASNFFELSVAVAISLFGLKSGATLATVVGVLVEVPLMLTLVKIVNSTAHWFPQESKLRKSI from the coding sequence GTGAAGAACAAAAGAAGAGCAAAAGAAGCCTTAGGATTCTTTGGGAATTATCTAACTATTTGGGTTACGCTATGCATTATAGCTGGAATTATGATTGGTCAATTATTTCCACAGTTTCCAAAGATATTAAGCAAATTTGAATATGCACAAGTTTCTATACCCGTGGCCATACTCATATGGCTTATGATTTATCCTATGATGTTAAAAATAGATTTTTCAAGTATTGTTGAAGCTACTAAAAAACCAAAAGGTTTAACTATCACATGTGCTACAAACTGGCTAATAAAGCCATTTACAATGTATTTCTTTGCATGGCTTTTTTTAAAAGTAATCTTTAAAGCCTTTATACCAGCACAGTTAGGAACAGAATATTTAGCAGGGGCCGTTTTATTAGGTGCTGCACCATGTACGGCCATGGTATTTGTTTGGAGTCATCTAACAAATGGAGATCCTGCGTATACACTAGTCCAGGTAGCTGTAAATGACTTGATTTTATTAATAGGATTTACTCCCATAGTAGCCATATTATTAGATGTGAGTAATGTGGTAGTTCCGTATGATACATTGTTTTTATCAGTAATACTATTTGTAGTAATTCCATTATCAGGAGGTTATTTATCAAGAAAATATGTAATCAAAAATAAGGGCAAAGATTATTTTGAAAATACTTTTTTAAAGAAATTTAATGGCATTACTGAATTGGGCCTTTTACTTACACTTATTATAATATTTTCTTTCCAAGGAGATGTAATAATGGATAATCCAGTGCATATTGGCTTAATTGCCATTCCATTAATAATACAAACATTTTTCATATTTACTGTGGCATATGGATGGGCTAAGGTTTGGAAACTTCCTCACAATATAGCAGCCCCAGGTTCCATGATTGGAGCAAGCAACTTCTTTGAATTGTCAGTTGCCGTAGCCATATCCTTGTTTGGATTAAAGTCAGGTGCTACTTTAGCAACTGTAGTAGGTGTCCTAGTGGAAGTTCCATTAATGTTAACTCTTGTAAAAATAGTAAATAGTACGGCCCATTGGTTTCCACAGGAAAGTAAATTAAGAAAATCTATATAA
- a CDS encoding DUF421 domain-containing protein, translating to MAEPLMIVIRTILALILLFISTKILTKRSLSKLTYFDHIAMFTLGTLGGNLAFNVKIKIIYFIIAMTVTTVVVFLASYISLKSRSLRKHLAGEPTILIRNGKILENNMYKLQYSYDYLIQQLRQEDVFDISHVEFAILEPNGELSVQLKSENRPLTPKDLNIKTNYEGLATEIILDGKLIENNLKLNNLTKESLNKELHKRGIKHIKEVAFAAVATNGSLYIDLYKD from the coding sequence TTGGCTGAACCTTTAATGATTGTAATTAGAACAATTTTGGCACTTATTCTTCTTTTTATATCTACAAAAATATTGACTAAAAGAAGCTTATCTAAGTTAACTTATTTTGACCATATTGCCATGTTTACTTTAGGAACTTTAGGTGGCAATCTAGCATTTAATGTGAAGATAAAGATTATATATTTTATTATTGCTATGACTGTAACTACAGTAGTTGTTTTTTTAGCAAGCTATATTTCTTTAAAATCCAGGTCATTACGTAAACATTTGGCTGGAGAACCTACTATTTTAATTAGGAATGGAAAGATATTAGAAAATAATATGTATAAATTACAATATTCTTATGACTATCTGATTCAACAACTTCGCCAAGAAGATGTTTTTGATATTAGCCATGTTGAATTTGCCATATTAGAACCTAATGGAGAGTTAAGTGTTCAGTTAAAATCTGAAAATCGCCCTTTAACTCCAAAGGATCTTAATATAAAGACTAACTATGAAGGTCTTGCTACGGAAATAATCCTAGATGGAAAGTTAATAGAAAATAATCTTAAGTTAAATAATTTAACCAAAGAGAGCCTCAACAAAGAACTACATAAAAGAGGAATTAAGCATATAAAGGAAGTGGCATTTGCAGCAGTAGCTACAAATGGAAGTTTATATATAGACCTTTATAAAGATTGA
- a CDS encoding flotillin family protein: MNLVTYGVPAAIVAVIILLVAGIVTMWKKVPQDKAYIVTGLKKRVISGGGGLVIPLLERYDMISLENMKIDVRTERALTEQGVDIIVDGVTVIKVKSDQASIYSAVEQFNTGNESNTVDFIKSTAKDVLEGKLREIISKMTVEEIHKDREKFASQVQEVAAVDLAGMGLEIKAFTIKDISDSNGYLQALGKKRIAEVKRDAEISEAKATSETKIQTAEAQKNSKIETSKAFKFGEQARLEAETEISEFAKEKELKVQAYRKEQETEKAKADLAYEIEQNKVKKEVTETEMAVELLKKEREIQLAEREAAKKERELEASVKKQAEAKKYKDIQEAEARAQAMKLESEAKRYKDIQEAEARAQAIRLEGEAKAEAIRLEGQAEASIIEEKGKAEAEAMFQKAEAFKQYNEAAVIQMLVEKLPEIANSISAPLAKTEKIVIVDNGGDGNNTGAAKVSNYVTTMMSQLPETIEATTGINLLNLLKNKVSTDDAIEEAITEDSFNEE; encoded by the coding sequence ATGAATTTAGTTACTTATGGAGTTCCAGCTGCAATAGTGGCTGTAATCATTCTTTTAGTTGCTGGTATTGTGACTATGTGGAAGAAGGTTCCACAGGATAAGGCCTATATTGTTACAGGTCTAAAAAAGAGAGTTATTTCTGGTGGTGGTGGTCTTGTTATTCCATTACTAGAAAGATACGATATGATTTCTTTAGAAAACATGAAAATTGATGTAAGAACAGAAAGAGCATTAACAGAACAAGGTGTAGATATTATTGTAGATGGTGTTACTGTTATTAAGGTTAAATCTGATCAAGCTTCTATTTATTCTGCAGTAGAGCAGTTCAATACAGGTAACGAAAGTAACACTGTAGATTTTATAAAATCAACTGCAAAGGATGTTTTAGAGGGAAAACTACGTGAAATCATCTCAAAAATGACTGTGGAAGAAATTCATAAAGATCGAGAAAAATTTGCATCCCAAGTTCAAGAGGTAGCTGCTGTTGATCTTGCTGGTATGGGTCTTGAAATAAAGGCATTCACAATTAAAGATATTTCTGACTCTAATGGTTATTTACAAGCATTAGGTAAAAAGAGAATTGCAGAAGTAAAAAGAGATGCAGAAATATCAGAAGCCAAGGCTACTTCAGAAACAAAAATCCAAACGGCTGAAGCACAGAAAAATTCAAAGATTGAAACATCTAAGGCCTTCAAATTTGGAGAGCAAGCAAGACTTGAAGCAGAAACTGAGATTTCAGAATTTGCTAAAGAAAAAGAACTTAAGGTTCAAGCATACAGAAAAGAGCAAGAGACAGAAAAAGCCAAGGCTGACCTTGCTTACGAAATAGAACAAAACAAAGTTAAAAAAGAAGTAACAGAGACAGAGATGGCTGTAGAACTTCTTAAGAAAGAGAGAGAAATTCAACTTGCCGAAAGAGAAGCTGCTAAGAAGGAAAGAGAACTAGAAGCTAGCGTTAAGAAACAAGCAGAGGCAAAAAAGTATAAGGATATTCAAGAGGCAGAAGCTAGGGCTCAAGCTATGAAACTAGAATCTGAGGCTAAGAGATATAAGGATATTCAAGAGGCAGAGGCTAGAGCTCAAGCCATAAGGCTTGAAGGTGAGGCAAAAGCGGAAGCCATTAGATTAGAAGGTCAGGCAGAAGCTAGTATCATAGAAGAAAAGGGTAAAGCAGAAGCAGAAGCAATGTTCCAAAAGGCAGAGGCCTTCAAACAATACAATGAAGCCGCAGTTATCCAAATGCTTGTTGAGAAACTACCTGAAATTGCCAACAGTATTTCTGCACCACTTGCAAAAACAGAGAAAATTGTTATTGTAGATAATGGTGGAGATGGAAATAACACAGGTGCAGCTAAGGTTTCTAATTATGTGACTACCATGATGAGTCAGCTACCGGAAACTATAGAGGCTACTACTGGAATCAATTTATTAAACTTACTTAAAAATAAAGTAAGTACGGATGATGCCATAGAAGAAGCTATTACAGAGGATTCTTTTAATGAGGAGTAA
- a CDS encoding thioredoxin family protein — MNIKILGTGCTNCKKLEANAKKAVEELGLANITIEKVEDIRQIMKYGVMKTPALVINEKVKIVGKVAKTEEIKNLMKI, encoded by the coding sequence ATGAATATTAAAATTTTAGGAACAGGATGTACTAATTGTAAGAAATTAGAGGCTAATGCAAAAAAAGCTGTTGAGGAATTAGGTTTAGCAAATATAACTATTGAGAAAGTAGAAGATATACGCCAAATCATGAAATACGGTGTAATGAAAACACCTGCATTAGTCATTAATGAAAAAGTAAAGATAGTGGGAAAGGTAGCTAAAACTGAAGAAATAAAAAATCTAATGAAAATATAG
- a CDS encoding GNAT family N-acetyltransferase, with amino-acid sequence MLFHKLIETNRLALRILDESYGVKVLDFYLRNKEFFQVWEPRRDEEFFRLEFQKRQLESEIKEIIEGRLFKVWIFEKEDKEFENVIGSIALNNIVRGCFHSCFLGYKIDEHKKNKGYMTEAIKAVIDHAFSELELHRIEANIMPRNKASLRVVEKLGFYSEGLAKKYLKINGKWEDHIHMVLRNEEME; translated from the coding sequence ATGCTATTTCATAAATTAATTGAAACAAATAGATTAGCTTTAAGGATTTTAGATGAATCATATGGAGTTAAGGTATTAGATTTCTACTTAAGAAATAAAGAATTTTTTCAGGTATGGGAACCTAGAAGAGACGAAGAATTTTTTCGCTTAGAATTTCAAAAAAGACAACTTGAGAGTGAAATAAAAGAAATTATTGAAGGTAGATTATTTAAGGTATGGATTTTTGAAAAGGAAGATAAAGAATTTGAGAATGTTATTGGATCAATAGCACTAAATAATATTGTGAGAGGTTGTTTTCATTCGTGCTTTTTAGGTTATAAGATAGATGAACATAAAAAGAATAAGGGGTACATGACAGAGGCCATAAAGGCAGTAATTGATCATGCTTTTAGTGAATTAGAGTTACATAGGATAGAGGCTAATATAATGCCACGTAACAAGGCGTCTTTAAGAGTTGTTGAAAAACTTGGTTTTTACAGTGAGGGGTTAGCAAAGAAATATTTAAAAATCAATGGGAAATGGGAAGATCACATACATATGGTTTTACGTAATGAAGAAATGGAATAG
- a CDS encoding GNAT family N-acetyltransferase, whose product MVKRINSEMRSSLLDYLNYDKYVNAYIISAIFNHISNFHYEVQLDKNNNIKGIASIWEEDKAVTLRGKRGFCRKWFNKLCDKYDFYDLEESLIYDLMGKDSCNLFEKKILYYLIMTCNSNRSISNGETIDYKSVYKEEWNKISQLYYEKYNIEFTDFQPQNMKWLVVYDKEDPICNICLEKVDSKIWVLSNFYTAPHMRNIGIGTKLLKSILKDYSKNEFVLFVNIENKRAIELYKRLGFKKHEKVGNIEL is encoded by the coding sequence ATGGTTAAAAGAATCAATAGTGAAATGAGAAGTAGCCTATTAGATTATTTAAATTATGATAAATATGTAAATGCCTATATAATAAGTGCTATCTTCAATCATATATCAAACTTTCATTATGAAGTTCAATTAGATAAGAATAATAATATAAAGGGAATTGCATCCATTTGGGAAGAGGATAAAGCTGTAACTCTAAGAGGAAAAAGGGGATTTTGCAGAAAATGGTTTAATAAACTTTGTGATAAATATGATTTCTATGATTTAGAAGAAAGCTTAATTTATGATCTCATGGGAAAAGATAGTTGTAATTTATTTGAAAAAAAGATTTTATATTATCTGATTATGACATGTAATTCTAATAGATCAATCTCAAATGGAGAAACTATTGACTACAAATCAGTTTATAAAGAGGAATGGAATAAAATATCTCAATTATATTATGAAAAATACAATATTGAATTTACAGATTTTCAGCCACAAAATATGAAATGGCTAGTTGTATATGATAAAGAAGACCCTATTTGTAATATCTGTTTAGAAAAGGTAGACAGTAAAATATGGGTGTTATCTAATTTTTATACTGCACCTCATATGAGAAATATTGGAATAGGTACAAAATTACTAAAATCAATATTAAAGGACTATAGTAAAAATGAATTTGTACTATTTGTTAATATTGAGAACAAAAGGGCCATTGAGTTATATAAGAGGTTAGGATTTAAAAAACATGAAAAGGTAGGTAATATTGAATTATAA
- a CDS encoding class I SAM-dependent methyltransferase yields MKEIFKQIPLYRFLKFCNEENMDKVVLDCGAGGDCPPLSLFSEYGYSTYGIEFSDEQMKKANVYGKIKNQKLNIIKGDMRKLDFEDDSMSYVYSYNSVFHMTKADVLKSINEMKRVLKPNGLLFVNFLTTKDFRCGEGPCVGENEYEQMDDDIPVIHSYFEEQEADRFFQDMKILYKEDRVLERIYEGERIRQGFIDYIVKKMD; encoded by the coding sequence ATGAAAGAAATATTTAAGCAAATACCCTTATACAGATTTCTAAAGTTCTGTAATGAAGAAAATATGGACAAAGTAGTATTAGACTGTGGAGCTGGGGGCGATTGCCCACCTTTAAGTCTATTTTCAGAATATGGATATTCAACCTATGGAATTGAATTTAGTGATGAACAAATGAAGAAAGCCAATGTGTACGGAAAAATTAAAAATCAAAAATTAAATATAATAAAGGGAGATATGAGAAAATTAGATTTTGAAGATGACTCTATGAGTTATGTCTATTCTTATAATTCTGTATTCCATATGACAAAGGCAGATGTTTTAAAATCTATAAATGAAATGAAGCGTGTTTTAAAGCCAAATGGATTACTATTTGTAAATTTCCTCACCACAAAAGATTTCCGATGTGGTGAAGGTCCTTGTGTTGGGGAAAATGAATATGAACAAATGGACGATGATATACCTGTGATACATTCATATTTTGAAGAACAGGAAGCAGATAGATTTTTTCAGGACATGAAAATTTTATATAAGGAAGATAGGGTCTTAGAGAGAATATATGAAGGTGAAAGAATTAGACAAGGATTTATAGATTACATAGTTAAGAAAATGGATTAA
- the safA gene encoding SafA/ExsA family spore coat assembly protein has translation MKKIILICTVFFLMISANIVYGQAETSTYTVQLGDSMWKIAVKYQIGLSEIISSNPQIKNPALIYPGQKLNIPNIADVKNLENEVIRLVNVERSKNGLPALKANWQLSRCARYKSQDMINKNYFSHQSPTYGSPFKMMESFGLRFSSAGENIAKGQRTPQAVMNAWMNSPGHRNNILSKTYTEIGVGLAKDKNGVCYWTQMFMKPTK, from the coding sequence ATGAAAAAAATAATTCTTATATGTACCGTCTTTTTTCTAATGATTAGTGCAAATATAGTATATGGTCAAGCTGAAACCAGTACTTATACTGTTCAGCTTGGAGATAGTATGTGGAAAATTGCTGTAAAGTACCAAATTGGTTTAAGTGAAATTATCTCTAGTAATCCTCAGATTAAAAATCCAGCATTAATTTATCCAGGGCAAAAACTAAACATTCCTAATATTGCAGATGTAAAGAACTTAGAAAATGAAGTAATAAGGCTTGTTAATGTGGAAAGGTCTAAAAATGGATTACCTGCCCTTAAAGCCAATTGGCAATTATCTAGATGTGCTAGATATAAATCACAGGATATGATTAATAAAAACTATTTTAGTCATCAATCTCCAACTTATGGTTCTCCATTTAAAATGATGGAATCCTTTGGACTTAGATTCTCTTCTGCTGGAGAGAATATTGCAAAAGGACAAAGAACGCCACAAGCAGTTATGAATGCTTGGATGAACTCCCCTGGGCACAGAAATAATATTTTAAGCAAGACCTATACTGAAATAGGTGTTGGTTTGGCTAAAGACAAAAATGGAGTATGTTATTGGACACAAATGTTTATGAAACCTACAAAATAG
- a CDS encoding M20 metallopeptidase family protein produces the protein MNKDLILNLSNNIKEELIKIRREIHAYPEPALEEVKTAKLVGDKLEKLGLEVKRNIGITGVTGLLKGHKPGKTILLRADMDCLKMKELNDVEYKSTREGLMHACGHDAHTTWLLGAAMILSQMKEKISGNILFLFQPAEEGPGGADRMIKEGVLDNPKVDAAIGAHVWPNLESGKIGLTYDSMMAAPDKFSIKIYGKGGHGAQPHSTVDPISIGCQIYMSLQTIISRQINPVEPAVLSVTQFNGGSAHNIIPDHVEMVGTVRSLTNEMREFIPASMEKLIKGITEANGGTYEFQYDPYYPPVINDTYMVDIVKEAGEIMLGEDNIHIENVPSMGGEDFSYFQQKVPGGFFVVGTGNEEKGTTNGLHNPYFNIDEDILPQASAVLSEAALLYLDKNKPE, from the coding sequence ATGAATAAAGATTTAATTTTAAATTTGTCTAATAACATAAAGGAAGAACTAATTAAAATTAGAAGAGAAATCCATGCCTATCCAGAGCCGGCCCTTGAAGAAGTAAAAACTGCCAAATTAGTAGGAGACAAATTAGAAAAGTTAGGACTAGAAGTAAAGAGAAATATTGGTATTACAGGAGTTACAGGATTATTAAAGGGACACAAGCCAGGTAAAACCATATTACTTAGAGCTGATATGGATTGTCTTAAAATGAAAGAATTAAATGATGTGGAGTATAAGTCTACTAGGGAGGGTCTTATGCATGCCTGTGGCCATGATGCCCATACTACCTGGTTGCTTGGTGCTGCCATGATACTTTCTCAGATGAAAGAAAAAATCAGTGGTAATATTCTATTTTTATTCCAACCGGCAGAAGAAGGTCCTGGTGGAGCAGATAGAATGATAAAAGAAGGTGTACTAGATAATCCTAAGGTAGACGCAGCCATAGGAGCCCATGTATGGCCGAATTTAGAATCTGGAAAAATAGGCCTAACATATGATTCTATGATGGCAGCTCCAGATAAGTTTAGTATAAAAATTTATGGTAAGGGTGGTCATGGTGCACAACCTCATAGCACAGTGGACCCCATATCTATAGGTTGCCAAATATACATGAGTTTACAAACTATAATAAGTCGTCAAATAAATCCAGTAGAACCTGCCGTTTTATCTGTTACTCAATTTAATGGTGGATCTGCTCACAATATAATTCCTGATCATGTGGAAATGGTGGGAACCGTTAGAAGTCTTACTAATGAAATGAGAGAGTTTATTCCAGCTTCTATGGAAAAGCTTATTAAGGGTATTACTGAGGCTAATGGTGGGACTTATGAGTTTCAATATGATCCTTACTACCCTCCAGTTATCAACGATACCTATATGGTAGATATAGTTAAGGAAGCTGGGGAAATTATGTTGGGAGAAGATAATATTCATATAGAGAATGTTCCTAGTATGGGTGGTGAAGATTTTTCTTATTTCCAACAAAAGGTTCCTGGAGGATTTTTCGTAGTTGGTACTGGTAACGAAGAAAAGGGTACTACAAACGGCCTACATAATCCATACTTCAATATAGATGAGGATATACTACCTCAAGCATCAGCAGTACTGAGTGAAGCTGCTTTATTATATTTAGATAAAAATAAACCAGAATAA
- a CDS encoding threonine synthase, whose product MSIKYICCECDKKYDPKTLVFRCECGGLLDLEKFDFIFSKEDILSNEWNLFRYLKTLPFDDSFNLWKDLTMGEGLTPIIPLEKDNPNLLVKVDYLMPTLSFKDRGAVVLISKAKELGIKKVIQDSSGNAGNSIAAYASRVGIECDIYVPEGTSSKKIKQISSHGAKVHIVKGTREDTAKAALNAVENGEGFYASHVYNPFFYQGTKTYAYEIYEQLNGDLPGSLVIPVGNGTLLLGCYYGFKELLDLGLIEKIPKIIAVQAKGCAPIYRAFKEGKDSVDEVTNTGTLAEGIAIAKPMRGKQILEAIRATEGEIITAPENKIVEARKYLAEKGFYVEPTTAATFAGFINYYNANNSELDGKVILPLCGAGLKKD is encoded by the coding sequence ATGTCAATTAAGTATATATGCTGTGAATGTGATAAAAAGTATGACCCTAAAACACTAGTTTTTAGATGTGAATGTGGAGGGTTATTAGACCTTGAAAAATTTGATTTTATATTTTCAAAGGAAGATATTTTAAGTAATGAATGGAACTTATTTAGATATTTGAAAACGCTTCCTTTTGATGATAGTTTTAATTTATGGAAAGACCTTACTATGGGTGAAGGTTTAACGCCTATTATACCTCTTGAAAAAGACAATCCTAATTTACTAGTAAAGGTTGATTATTTAATGCCCACCTTATCTTTTAAAGATAGAGGTGCTGTAGTATTAATTTCTAAAGCTAAGGAACTTGGTATAAAAAAAGTTATTCAAGATAGCAGTGGAAATGCTGGAAATTCAATAGCAGCTTATGCAAGTAGAGTAGGAATAGAATGTGATATTTATGTTCCTGAGGGCACTTCTTCTAAAAAGATTAAGCAAATTTCTTCCCATGGTGCAAAAGTTCATATAGTTAAGGGAACTAGAGAAGATACTGCAAAGGCCGCCTTAAATGCAGTAGAAAATGGAGAAGGCTTTTATGCCAGTCATGTTTATAATCCATTTTTCTACCAGGGTACAAAGACCTATGCCTATGAAATCTATGAACAGCTAAATGGAGATTTGCCTGGTTCATTAGTAATTCCAGTAGGAAACGGTACTCTTTTATTAGGTTGTTATTATGGATTTAAAGAATTATTGGATTTAGGTTTAATAGAAAAAATACCAAAAATTATTGCAGTTCAAGCTAAGGGCTGTGCTCCTATATATAGAGCTTTTAAAGAAGGAAAAGATTCTGTTGATGAGGTTACAAATACAGGAACTTTAGCTGAGGGAATCGCCATTGCTAAACCAATGAGAGGAAAACAAATATTAGAAGCTATTAGAGCTACAGAAGGTGAAATCATTACAGCTCCAGAAAATAAAATTGTTGAAGCAAGAAAATACCTAGCTGAAAAAGGATTCTATGTAGAACCTACTACTGCAGCAACCTTTGCCGGATTCATAAATTATTACAATGCAAATAATAGCGAATTAGATGGTAAAGTGATACTTCCTTTATGTGGAGCTGGATTGAAAAAAGATTAG
- a CDS encoding permease: MLKWINEIFKFSWLSKLVEKLIENVFGISVTTQLGSSIHFFIYDTIKIIILLGIMIFVISYVRSYFPPEKTKKILSRFKGVKGNIMASLLGIVTPFCSCSSVPIFIGFVEAGVPLGLTFSFLITSPIVNEAAFAILLASFGVKIAVVYVITGVIVGVVGGLLIGALHLEKEVEEYVYEIQMGEVEIEKLSKKDRISFAVDNVKEIIKRIWIYLVIGIGIGAAIHGWAPAPLLAKYAGPDNPFAVFVAVVLGIPLYSNALGTIPIAEALINKGVGIGTALSFMMAVTALSLPEMILLRKVIKPKLIKAFVIITGIGIILVGYLFNAIAHLLI, translated from the coding sequence TTGTTAAAATGGATCAATGAAATATTCAAATTTTCATGGCTTAGTAAGTTAGTTGAGAAGTTAATTGAAAATGTTTTTGGTATTTCTGTGACCACTCAGTTAGGTTCTAGTATACATTTTTTTATTTACGACACAATTAAAATTATTATTTTACTTGGAATTATGATTTTTGTAATTTCATATGTTAGAAGTTACTTTCCACCTGAGAAGACAAAGAAAATATTAAGTAGATTCAAAGGAGTTAAAGGAAATATAATGGCATCACTTTTAGGGATAGTGACTCCATTTTGTTCCTGTTCATCTGTACCAATCTTCATAGGTTTTGTTGAAGCTGGAGTTCCACTAGGATTAACTTTTTCATTTCTAATAACGTCACCAATAGTAAATGAAGCTGCATTTGCCATATTGCTAGCTTCATTCGGGGTAAAGATAGCAGTAGTTTATGTTATAACAGGTGTAATTGTGGGAGTTGTAGGGGGCTTATTAATAGGGGCACTTCATTTAGAAAAGGAAGTTGAAGAATATGTCTATGAAATACAGATGGGTGAGGTAGAAATAGAAAAATTAAGTAAGAAAGATAGGATTAGTTTCGCAGTAGATAATGTGAAGGAAATTATTAAGAGGATATGGATATATTTGGTAATTGGTATTGGTATAGGAGCGGCCATTCACGGATGGGCACCAGCGCCACTTCTTGCTAAATATGCAGGTCCAGATAATCCATTTGCAGTATTTGTGGCAGTAGTACTTGGAATTCCCCTATATTCAAATGCTTTAGGAACTATTCCTATTGCTGAGGCACTAATCAATAAAGGGGTAGGCATAGGAACAGCTCTATCATTTATGATGGCAGTTACAGCATTATCATTACCAGAGATGATTCTTTTAAGAAAGGTTATTAAACCTAAACTAATAAAAGCATTTGTAATTATTACAGGGATAGGAATAATTCTTGTGGGATATCTATTTAATGCTATAGCCCATTTACTAATATAA
- a CDS encoding DUF4269 domain-containing protein produces MLNRWKDISYLLNGNNKQQKAYEVLNNIKIFNILEKYHPILVGTIPIEIDTENSDLDIICEVYDFHEFEELVIAKFKYMEGFKIHKEDMNLVVNFKYDGFEIEIFAQSLETHKQNAYVHMIIEDRILKIAGVDFKNEILKLKEDGVKTEPAFAKCVNLEGNPYIELLKLYSFSDEEILGMINLQ; encoded by the coding sequence ATGCTAAATAGATGGAAGGATATATCCTATTTATTGAATGGAAATAATAAACAACAGAAGGCTTACGAGGTACTGAATAATATAAAAATATTTAATATATTAGAAAAATATCATCCCATATTAGTAGGAACTATTCCCATAGAAATTGACACTGAAAATAGTGATTTAGATATTATTTGTGAAGTATATGATTTTCATGAATTTGAAGAGCTTGTTATAGCTAAATTTAAGTATATGGAAGGATTTAAGATTCATAAAGAAGATATGAATTTAGTAGTGAATTTTAAATATGATGGATTTGAAATTGAAATATTTGCCCAATCCTTAGAAACTCACAAGCAAAATGCATATGTACATATGATAATTGAGGATCGAATATTAAAGATTGCTGGAGTGGATTTTAAAAATGAAATATTAAAACTAAAAGAAGACGGAGTGAAGACTGAACCTGCCTTTGCTAAGTGTGTAAACCTTGAAGGAAATCCATATATTGAATTATTAAAATTATATAGTTTTAGTGATGAAGAAATATTAGGAATGATAAATTTACAATAA